From a region of the Geothrix sp. 21YS21S-2 genome:
- the yedF gene encoding sulfurtransferase-like selenium metabolism protein YedF translates to MSPTRRTLDAKGLPCPQPVILTRKALAEGGFSSLEILVDDAAARENILKFAAWAKCEVEGVASEGALTRIVLRPGAPGEAPEAAPAEPAPAGAPTVLITSDGIGNGSPDLAKLLMRGFLYTLTECDVPPMRIIFMNAGVRLAVEGSDSLENLRKTADRGVDVIACGTCLEFYKLTEALAVGRVSNMYEISEHLLQGPTVILG, encoded by the coding sequence ATGAGCCCTACCCGTAGAACCCTCGACGCAAAGGGGCTGCCCTGCCCCCAGCCCGTGATCCTGACCCGCAAGGCCCTTGCCGAGGGCGGCTTCTCCTCCCTGGAGATCCTCGTGGACGACGCCGCGGCACGGGAGAACATCCTGAAATTCGCAGCCTGGGCCAAATGCGAAGTGGAGGGCGTCGCCTCGGAAGGTGCCCTGACCCGCATCGTCCTGCGGCCCGGAGCCCCGGGCGAGGCGCCCGAAGCCGCTCCCGCGGAACCCGCCCCCGCCGGGGCCCCCACCGTGCTGATCACCTCCGACGGCATCGGCAACGGTTCCCCGGACCTGGCGAAGCTCCTCATGCGCGGCTTCCTCTACACCCTCACCGAGTGCGACGTTCCGCCCATGAGGATCATTTTCATGAACGCGGGGGTGCGCCTGGCCGTCGAGGGTTCCGACTCCCTTGAAAACCTCCGCAAGACCGCCGACCGTGGGGTGGACGTCATCGCCTGCGGCACATGTCTGGAATTCTATAAATTGACCGAGGCTTTGGCGGTAGGCAGGGTGTCGAACATGTATGAAATTTCAGAGCACCTGCTGCAGGGGCCTACGGTTATTCTGGGGTGA
- a CDS encoding DUF3343 domain-containing protein has translation MLLLATYPSSNSALRAENRLKAAGLKVDLIPVPRQIRSSCGFCLLVDPAGNEEPLRASGPEGLWRVLDPEPGSPRRRYEPYP, from the coding sequence GTGCTCCTTCTCGCCACCTACCCATCCAGCAATTCGGCCCTTCGGGCTGAGAACCGGCTCAAGGCCGCGGGGCTGAAGGTGGACCTCATTCCGGTCCCCCGGCAGATCCGGAGCAGCTGCGGGTTCTGCCTGCTGGTGGACCCGGCCGGCAATGAAGAACCCCTTCGCGCCAGCGGCCCCGAAGGCCTGTGGCGCGTCCTCGACCCCGAACCCGGAAGCCCCAGGAGGCGCTATGAGCCCTACCCGTAG
- the selD gene encoding selenide, water dikinase SelD, translating into MNLTSYTRFSGCGAKLGPGVLAKALCGLEQPAYPDLLADFAGSEDAGIFRIGPHEALVQTVDFFPPIVDDPRLFGRIAAANALSDLYAMGARPITALALVCHPLKALGIEPLREMLAGGLEALVEAGCALLGGHSIEDPEPKLGYAVTGLVDPARAWRNNTLRPGGRLILTKPIGMGLVNMALRAQCASPEARAAAERSMATLNRAAAEVLARFHPMAVTDVTGFGLAGHAAEMAGGDCGLTLRFAQVPLLPGVEEYASMGLIPEGTYRNREGRLPCVAGEVPALVLDLLFDPQTSGGLLAALPEEEAEAAAAALQEAGAGGWIIGETGGAPGSVRIL; encoded by the coding sequence TTGAACCTCACGTCCTACACCCGGTTTTCCGGCTGCGGCGCCAAGCTGGGCCCCGGCGTCCTGGCCAAGGCCCTCTGCGGGCTCGAGCAGCCCGCCTACCCCGACCTGCTGGCCGATTTCGCCGGGAGCGAGGACGCGGGGATCTTCCGCATCGGACCCCACGAGGCGCTGGTGCAGACCGTCGACTTCTTCCCCCCCATCGTGGACGACCCGCGGCTGTTCGGGCGCATCGCCGCCGCCAACGCCCTGTCCGACCTCTACGCCATGGGCGCCCGCCCCATCACCGCCCTGGCCCTGGTGTGCCACCCCCTCAAGGCCCTGGGCATCGAACCGCTCCGCGAGATGCTCGCCGGCGGCCTGGAGGCCCTGGTGGAGGCCGGCTGCGCCCTCCTGGGCGGCCACAGCATCGAGGACCCCGAGCCCAAGCTGGGCTATGCGGTCACGGGGCTGGTGGACCCCGCCCGGGCCTGGCGGAACAACACCCTTCGCCCCGGCGGCCGGCTCATCCTCACCAAGCCCATCGGCATGGGCCTGGTGAACATGGCCCTGCGCGCCCAGTGCGCCTCCCCGGAGGCCCGGGCCGCCGCGGAGCGCTCCATGGCCACCCTGAACCGCGCCGCGGCCGAGGTCCTGGCCCGGTTCCACCCCATGGCCGTCACCGACGTCACCGGCTTCGGCCTGGCCGGGCACGCCGCGGAGATGGCCGGCGGGGACTGCGGCCTCACCCTGCGCTTCGCCCAGGTGCCTCTCCTGCCCGGGGTGGAGGAATACGCCTCCATGGGCCTGATCCCCGAGGGCACGTACCGGAACCGGGAGGGCCGACTCCCCTGCGTGGCCGGAGAGGTGCCCGCCCTGGTATTGGACCTGCTCTTCGACCCCCAGACCTCAGGAGGCCTCCTGGCCGCGCTGCCCGAGGAGGAGGCCGAGGCCGCCGCCGCCGCGCTGCAGGAAGCAGGCGCCGGGGGCTGGATCATCGGCGAGACCGGCGGCGCCCCCGGTTCCGTGCGAATACTCTAG
- a CDS encoding aminotransferase class V-fold PLP-dependent enzyme gives MIYLDNAATSHPKAPGVPEAVAACLASGACSPGRASHRLARDASRTLFGAREACAAFLGGTDAERLVFTRNATEALNLAILGSVPDGGTVAVSSLEHNAVMRPLRHLEATRGVRVRVVPFDGRGRPDPVELKAALWMAPDLLVLTAASNVTGCLTPVAEVADLCRRLGVPICVDASQTAGHLPIPRGCDYVAFSGHKGLLGPPGTGGLLLGPGARPEPRLMGGTGSASESEIQPGILPDRFEAGTPDVPGLAGLWTALRFLESEGAALHLRERALCDDLVRGLLELPSVAVQGPGPGEDRAPVVSITVEGRDLGELALELDRRDICTRVGLHCAPAAHRTLGTLEAGGTLRFSPGFSTTPLEIQATLDAMKELLA, from the coding sequence GTGATCTACCTGGACAACGCAGCCACCAGCCACCCCAAGGCGCCGGGCGTGCCGGAGGCGGTGGCGGCGTGCCTGGCTTCGGGCGCCTGCAGTCCGGGCAGGGCGAGCCACAGGCTGGCCCGGGACGCCAGCCGCACCCTCTTCGGGGCCCGGGAGGCCTGCGCCGCGTTCCTGGGCGGAACCGATGCCGAGCGCCTGGTCTTCACCCGGAACGCCACCGAGGCATTGAACCTGGCCATCCTGGGCAGCGTCCCGGACGGCGGGACCGTCGCCGTCTCCTCCCTGGAACACAATGCCGTCATGCGGCCCCTGCGCCACCTCGAGGCCACCCGGGGCGTGAGGGTCCGGGTGGTCCCCTTCGACGGCCGCGGCCGGCCCGATCCCGTCGAGCTCAAGGCCGCCCTGTGGATGGCCCCCGACCTCCTGGTGCTGACCGCCGCGAGCAACGTCACCGGCTGCCTGACCCCGGTGGCCGAGGTGGCGGACCTGTGCCGGCGCCTGGGCGTGCCCATCTGCGTGGACGCAAGCCAGACGGCGGGGCATCTGCCCATCCCCCGGGGCTGCGACTACGTCGCCTTTTCCGGCCACAAGGGCCTCCTGGGGCCGCCCGGCACCGGCGGCCTCCTGCTGGGCCCCGGCGCCCGCCCCGAACCGAGGCTCATGGGCGGCACCGGCAGCGCCTCCGAGAGCGAGATCCAGCCCGGGATCCTTCCCGACCGGTTCGAGGCGGGCACCCCCGACGTGCCCGGCCTTGCGGGCCTCTGGACCGCGCTGCGCTTCCTGGAGTCCGAGGGCGCCGCCCTGCACCTGCGGGAACGGGCCCTGTGCGACGACCTCGTGCGCGGGCTCCTGGAACTGCCCTCCGTCGCCGTCCAGGGTCCCGGCCCCGGCGAGGACCGGGCCCCCGTGGTCTCCATCACCGTCGAGGGCCGGGACCTGGGCGAGCTGGCCCTGGAGCTGGACAGGCGCGACATCTGCACCCGGGTGGGCCTCCACTGCGCCCCCGCGGCCCATCGGACCCTGGGGACCCTGGAAGCCGGAGGCACCCTGCGCTTTTCGCCCGGGTTCTCCACCACCCCGCTCGAGATCCAGGCGACCCTGGACGCCATGAAGGAGCTGCTCGCTTGA